From Woronichinia naegeliana WA131, the proteins below share one genomic window:
- a CDS encoding RNA polymerase sigma factor, RpoD/SigA family, with translation MARYPLLKPEEEVELAQQVQLLMKAEEKRLELSATLQRSPTKKEWSESLNFSHEKQLESLLHKGRIAKRKMIRSNLRLVVSIAKRYLNRGVPFLDLIQEGAIGLNRATEKFDPNKGYKFSTYAYWWIRQAITRTIANDSRTIRLPIHVVEKLNKLKKIQRSLKQDLNRNPTENELAAALEISPYHLRQLLQLRRQSLSLNHRVGKGEDTELVDLLEDQDLQLPEDCMNEMMMRQEIGEVLSDVLTEREKEVICLRYGLISSQSYTLEEVGVMFNLSRERVRQIQSKAMRKLRRPQVARRLKGWLN, from the coding sequence ATGGCCCGTTATCCTTTGCTTAAACCAGAGGAAGAGGTGGAGTTGGCCCAACAGGTTCAATTATTGATGAAAGCAGAAGAAAAGCGGTTGGAATTATCGGCAACTTTACAGCGATCTCCCACTAAAAAGGAATGGTCAGAGTCTCTTAATTTTAGTCATGAAAAACAGTTGGAAAGTTTGCTCCACAAGGGACGTATTGCTAAACGCAAGATGATTCGTTCTAATTTGCGCTTAGTGGTCTCGATCGCTAAACGTTATTTGAATCGGGGTGTTCCTTTTCTCGATCTGATCCAAGAAGGGGCGATCGGATTAAACCGTGCGACAGAAAAGTTTGACCCAAACAAGGGTTATAAGTTCTCGACCTATGCTTACTGGTGGATTCGTCAGGCGATTACTCGTACCATTGCCAATGATTCACGCACCATTCGTCTGCCCATTCATGTGGTCGAAAAGCTGAATAAACTGAAAAAAATTCAGCGATCGCTCAAACAAGATCTGAATCGCAATCCCACAGAAAATGAGTTAGCGGCGGCCTTAGAAATCTCTCCCTATCACCTACGTCAACTTTTACAACTACGGCGACAATCCCTCTCTCTCAACCATCGAGTTGGTAAGGGAGAAGATACAGAACTCGTCGATTTATTGGAAGATCAAGATCTCCAACTCCCAGAAGACTGCATGAATGAAATGATGATGCGTCAGGAGATTGGTGAAGTATTAAGCGATGTTTTAACGGAACGGGAAAAAGAAGTAATCTGTTTGCGCTATGGATTGATTAGTAGCCAAAGCTATACCCTTGAAGAGGTTGGAGTTATGTTTAATCTCTCACGGGAAAGGGTTCGTCAAATTCAAAGCAAGGCCATGCGAAAGTTACGCCGTCCCCAGGTTGCTCGTCGCCTTAAGGGTTGGTTAAATTAA